A section of the Spirosoma pollinicola genome encodes:
- a CDS encoding FG-GAP repeat domain-containing protein, producing the protein MTKRITILLLACCLTTAYGQETKPLFKVRQQQADNTPARATATPVVPSGDFKKTTLTRDFISEGVAVADLNKDGRMDIVAGYYWFEAPNWTRHEMAPSRTFDPRKEYSESFLNMGMDVNQDGWDDVVIIDFPGKSAFWFENPKSKSGASTTGAWKKHIIADSVGIANESPGFIDIDGDGRIDILCGDKAKKQIVWLKPPSKPGETEWKRYPLSKENVPGTEIFSHGIGYGDVDKDGIKDVVIREGWFKGTADKTSGDWVFHPADLGEPCSHMQVLDVNGDGKNDVVSASAHQLGVWWHEQVADEQGGINFKTHLMSNTTAQTHSSIMADLNGDGRADYITGKRFLAHHGRDPGDSDPGILMWFEFTPGKAPYYKEHIIDNDSGAGLNIVAQDMNGDRKPDIVIANKNGVFLFENKLKK; encoded by the coding sequence ATGACCAAACGTATAACCATCTTACTCCTCGCCTGTTGTCTGACAACTGCATATGGTCAGGAGACAAAACCGCTGTTTAAGGTGCGCCAACAGCAGGCTGATAATACACCAGCACGGGCGACGGCAACTCCAGTCGTACCATCGGGCGATTTCAAAAAGACCACTCTCACCCGCGATTTCATTTCGGAGGGTGTGGCCGTTGCCGATCTGAATAAAGATGGGCGCATGGACATCGTTGCCGGTTATTACTGGTTTGAAGCTCCCAACTGGACCCGCCACGAGATGGCTCCTTCCCGCACGTTCGACCCCCGAAAAGAATACAGCGAGTCATTTCTGAATATGGGTATGGATGTAAATCAGGATGGCTGGGACGATGTAGTGATTATTGACTTTCCCGGTAAATCCGCTTTCTGGTTCGAGAACCCGAAGAGTAAGTCGGGTGCATCTACTACAGGCGCATGGAAAAAGCACATTATTGCCGATTCGGTAGGGATCGCTAATGAGTCGCCGGGGTTTATTGATATAGACGGCGACGGACGGATCGATATTCTTTGCGGAGACAAGGCTAAAAAGCAGATTGTCTGGTTGAAACCACCGTCTAAACCCGGCGAAACAGAATGGAAACGGTATCCGCTGAGTAAAGAAAATGTGCCCGGAACCGAGATATTTTCGCACGGAATTGGCTATGGCGATGTAGATAAAGACGGTATCAAAGACGTTGTAATTCGGGAGGGCTGGTTTAAAGGAACGGCTGACAAAACATCCGGCGATTGGGTATTTCACCCGGCCGATCTGGGCGAACCCTGCTCGCACATGCAGGTGCTGGACGTGAACGGTGATGGTAAAAATGATGTCGTCAGTGCATCGGCGCATCAGCTTGGCGTCTGGTGGCATGAGCAGGTTGCCGATGAGCAGGGGGGTATTAACTTCAAAACCCACCTGATGAGTAACACCACCGCCCAAACCCACTCGTCCATCATGGCCGACTTGAACGGCGATGGCCGTGCCGACTACATTACCGGCAAGCGGTTTCTGGCCCACCACGGCCGCGACCCCGGCGACAGTGATCCGGGTATCCTGATGTGGTTCGAGTTTACGCCCGGAAAGGCCCCCTATTATAAAGAACACATCATCGACAACGACTCCGGCGCGGGCCTCAACATCGTAGCACAAGACATGAACGGCGACCGCAAACCCGACATCGTCATTGCCAACAAGAACGGCGTGTTCCTGTTTGAGAATAAGCTGAAGAAGTAG
- a CDS encoding AAA family ATPase has product MATENPRVWFKSISLKNVRSFGTKQTINFTDKDGNAARWNVILGDNGTGKTTVLKGLFLAVNEKYNLSRYAFDFYSLLRKDYLVADINVETDEFVKEEKKNRHALLTLFISEEAEEEFHADDNTYPTVYSATTIEDERINVLEPGEIKPTVFTYGASRRIGESGISEASEGSFITLFDDTENLLNAEEWLIQADYVAYKNTDLRTRYDLVKQTILTVLREEVLDLSIDADTGVPKVYLKTHYGNVRLHELSLGYKTLIAWMVDFAKGLLDRYPNSKTPLAEPAVCLVDEIDLHLHPKFQRTIIQFLTETFPNTQFIVTAHSPLIVQSAEDANIILLKREGNETVVADSIDVHSWRVDQILSSDLFGGISPRPPQAEDKMQRRRALLLKDNRTEKEDKELEQLEEELGQLKASESEEALKALELIGKVLSK; this is encoded by the coding sequence ATGGCTACTGAAAATCCCCGCGTCTGGTTCAAGAGCATCTCGCTCAAAAACGTCCGTTCCTTCGGCACGAAGCAGACGATCAACTTCACCGATAAAGACGGCAATGCCGCCCGCTGGAATGTGATTTTGGGTGATAATGGAACGGGGAAGACGACGGTGTTGAAGGGGTTATTTTTAGCAGTAAACGAGAAGTATAATCTAAGTCGATATGCATTTGACTTTTACTCGTTACTTAGAAAAGATTATTTGGTAGCGGATATCAATGTTGAGACTGATGAATTTGTAAAGGAAGAAAAAAAGAATAGACATGCATTGTTGACTTTGTTTATAAGTGAAGAAGCAGAAGAGGAATTTCATGCTGATGATAATACATATCCAACTGTCTATTCCGCTACTACTATAGAAGATGAACGCATAAATGTGTTGGAGCCAGGTGAAATTAAGCCTACTGTTTTTACGTATGGAGCTTCTCGAAGAATAGGTGAATCTGGAATATCTGAAGCTTCTGAGGGATCTTTTATTACATTATTTGATGATACTGAAAATCTTCTTAATGCAGAAGAGTGGTTAATACAAGCTGATTATGTTGCATATAAGAACACAGATCTTCGCACTCGTTACGACCTAGTAAAGCAAACAATTCTAACAGTTCTGCGAGAAGAAGTTCTAGATCTAAGCATTGATGCCGATACCGGGGTACCCAAAGTATATTTGAAAACGCATTATGGAAACGTGCGCCTTCATGAACTTAGTCTTGGCTATAAAACACTTATTGCCTGGATGGTTGACTTTGCCAAAGGATTGCTTGACCGTTATCCTAATAGTAAAACTCCACTTGCTGAACCCGCCGTTTGTCTGGTTGATGAGATTGATTTACACCTGCACCCGAAATTTCAACGGACTATCATTCAATTTTTGACCGAAACCTTTCCAAATACACAGTTCATCGTTACGGCGCATAGTCCGTTGATTGTTCAGTCCGCAGAAGATGCAAACATTATTTTACTGAAGCGTGAGGGGAACGAAACGGTGGTCGCTGATAGCATAGACGTGCATAGCTGGCGTGTTGACCAGATTCTAAGCAGCGATTTGTTTGGCGGCATTAGCCCCAGACCGCCACAAGCAGAAGATAAAATGCAACGCCGACGAGCGTTGTTATTGAAAGATAACCGAACCGAAAAAGAAGATAAAGAACTGGAGCAACTGGAAGAAGAACTCGGTCAGCTAAAGGCTTCAGAGTCGGAAGAAGCCTTAAAAGCACTTGAACTAATAGGTAAAGTTTTGAGCAAATAA
- a CDS encoding HNH endonuclease family protein, translating into MIKIDKSAVVIPSILASKGRGEQAADALKALFDKGETTFAFNKAIYGHKAVKEALIEIQHNKCCFCEAKITHISHGDVEHFRPKAGYQIDEMQALIKPGYYWLAYDFSNLFFCCQVCNQTYKKNYFPLADERKRANSHNDDYTLEESLILHPALDVIDDHLVFEAEIIKPKNGSQKGAETIKRTGLNRPALLEERLSYLKTLRFLEEAAKGDTETAMECRAHFKEVGKRKHLYSAMVRANFPDLI; encoded by the coding sequence GTGATTAAAATTGACAAGTCCGCCGTAGTAATACCATCAATTTTAGCGAGTAAAGGCAGAGGGGAACAGGCAGCAGATGCGCTAAAGGCTTTATTTGATAAGGGAGAGACAACCTTTGCGTTTAACAAAGCTATTTATGGTCATAAAGCAGTAAAAGAAGCACTGATCGAAATTCAGCATAATAAATGTTGTTTCTGCGAAGCCAAAATTACTCATATTTCGCACGGTGATGTCGAGCATTTTCGGCCTAAAGCGGGTTATCAAATTGATGAAATGCAGGCGTTAATAAAGCCTGGCTATTATTGGCTGGCCTATGATTTCAGCAACCTGTTTTTCTGTTGTCAGGTGTGCAACCAGACATACAAGAAGAACTACTTTCCACTAGCCGACGAACGTAAGCGGGCCAATTCGCATAATGACGACTACACACTGGAAGAAAGTTTGATTCTGCATCCGGCGCTCGATGTAATTGACGACCATTTAGTGTTTGAAGCGGAGATCATCAAACCAAAAAATGGTTCTCAAAAAGGTGCCGAAACAATCAAACGAACAGGGCTAAACCGCCCAGCATTATTAGAAGAGCGGCTTTCCTATCTAAAAACGCTACGATTTTTAGAAGAGGCAGCAAAAGGAGATACAGAAACGGCTATGGAATGCCGTGCTCATTTCAAAGAGGTTGGAAAGAGGAAACACCTCTATTCCGCTATGGTACGCGCCAACTTCCCCGACTTAATCTAA